The following proteins are encoded in a genomic region of Streptomyces gobiensis:
- a CDS encoding carbohydrate kinase family protein, whose translation MIRTVLGFRQTEGMLDPLAAVRTPQDPACDVYLTGTVFLDIIFTGLDSAPVRGTESWARGMGSSPGGVANMATALARLGLRTCLAAAFGDDVYGSYCWDSLAHGEGVDLRLSRTVPGWHSPVTVSMAYEGERTMISHGHEAPPPEQPMPGLPHWGVPPARAAVASLVPGEPQEWIATAAAQGSRIFADVGWDDTGRWELAELTDLRHCEAFLPNAGEAMRYTGTDCPRAAARALTEHVPLAVVTMGPDGAYAADGRTGQTAEVPAIPVEALDTTGAGDVFTAGFLMGSLAQWPLADRLAFAGLAAALSVQEFGGSLSAPGWSEIAAWCHRVHACPAQDPAELCRYGFLRVLLSDSERPWPLRRAVPTIGFRQLP comes from the coding sequence ATGATACGGACCGTACTGGGCTTCCGGCAGACTGAAGGCATGCTCGACCCGCTCGCCGCTGTGCGCACCCCCCAGGATCCGGCCTGTGATGTGTATCTGACCGGGACCGTCTTCCTGGACATCATCTTCACGGGCCTGGATTCCGCACCGGTGCGCGGCACCGAGTCCTGGGCCCGGGGCATGGGGTCCAGCCCCGGCGGGGTCGCCAATATGGCCACCGCCCTGGCCCGGCTGGGCCTGCGGACCTGCCTCGCGGCCGCCTTCGGTGACGATGTGTATGGCTCGTACTGCTGGGACTCGCTCGCCCATGGCGAGGGCGTTGATCTGCGGCTGTCGCGTACGGTGCCCGGCTGGCACTCGCCGGTGACCGTCTCCATGGCGTACGAGGGCGAGCGGACGATGATTTCGCACGGCCATGAGGCCCCGCCGCCGGAGCAGCCCATGCCCGGGCTGCCGCACTGGGGGGTGCCCCCGGCCCGGGCCGCTGTCGCCTCGCTGGTTCCCGGGGAGCCGCAGGAGTGGATCGCCACCGCCGCCGCCCAGGGCAGCCGGATCTTCGCGGATGTGGGCTGGGACGACACCGGGCGCTGGGAGCTGGCCGAGCTCACCGATCTGCGGCACTGCGAGGCGTTCCTCCCCAACGCCGGGGAGGCCATGCGGTACACCGGCACCGACTGCCCGCGCGCCGCCGCCCGGGCGCTGACCGAGCATGTGCCGCTCGCCGTGGTCACCATGGGCCCGGACGGCGCGTACGCCGCCGACGGCCGTACCGGGCAGACCGCCGAGGTGCCGGCCATCCCCGTTGAGGCCCTGGACACCACCGGCGCCGGGGATGTCTTCACGGCGGGCTTTCTGATGGGTTCCCTCGCCCAGTGGCCGCTGGCGGACCGGCTGGCCTTCGCCGGGCTGGCCGCGGCGCTGTCGGTGCAGGAGTTCGGCGGTTCGCTGTCGGCTCCCGGCTGGTCGGAGATCGCCGCCTGGTGCCACCGGGTGCACGCCTGCCCCGCCCAGGACCCCGCGGAGCTGTGCCGCTACGGCTTCCTGCGGGTGCTGCTCTCCGACAGCGAGCGGCCCTGGCCGCTGCGGCGGGCCGTACCGACCATCGGTTTCCGTCAACTCCCGTAA
- a CDS encoding class I SAM-dependent methyltransferase, whose translation MYGTEPSGPATYAADVFQAAGAREVLELGAGHGRDALYLARRGFSVQAADFSADGLAQLRERAERSGVGERVTTLVHDVRTPLPLDDHSVDAVFAHMLLCMALSTAEIHAAVAEIGRVLRPGGTFVYTVRHTGDAHYGSGTAHGDDIYEHGGFAVHFFDRALVDSLARGWRLDEVHAFEEGELPRRLWRVTQTLPAWAPGPAAGPGRR comes from the coding sequence ATGTACGGCACCGAGCCCTCCGGGCCCGCCACCTACGCTGCGGACGTCTTTCAGGCGGCGGGTGCGCGCGAGGTGCTGGAGCTGGGCGCCGGGCACGGCCGCGACGCGCTGTATCTCGCCCGGCGCGGATTCTCCGTACAGGCCGCGGACTTCAGCGCGGACGGCCTGGCACAGCTGCGGGAGCGTGCCGAGCGGTCGGGCGTCGGGGAGCGGGTGACCACCCTGGTCCACGATGTACGGACCCCGCTGCCGCTGGACGACCACAGCGTGGACGCCGTCTTCGCGCACATGCTGCTCTGCATGGCGCTGTCCACGGCGGAGATCCACGCCGCGGTGGCCGAGATCGGCCGTGTGCTGCGCCCCGGCGGCACCTTCGTCTATACGGTCCGCCACACCGGCGATGCCCACTACGGCTCGGGCACCGCGCATGGCGATGACATCTATGAGCACGGTGGTTTCGCCGTGCACTTCTTCGACCGCGCCCTCGTCGACTCCCTGGCACGGGGCTGGCGGCTCGATGAGGTGCACGCCTTCGAGGAGGGTGAACTGCCCCGGCGGCTGTGGCGCGTTACCCAGACGCTGCCCGCTTGGGCACCGGGACCCGCAGCAGGTCCCGGGCGACGGTGA
- a CDS encoding ribonuclease Z yields MSVRELVVLGTASQVPTRHRNHNGYFLRWDSEGILFDPGEGTQRQMVRAGVAAHDLTRLCVTHFHGDHSLGLAGVIQRINLDRVPHLVTAHFPASGQRFFDRLRYATAYRETVQLHEEPVRSSGALATTPAFTLTARKLSHPVESYGYRLVEPDGRRMLPDRLAAHGITGPDIGRLQRAGELRGVPLTEVSEHRPGQRFAFVMDTRLCDGAYELADGCDMLVIEATFLDEDAGLAKEYGHLTAGQAGRIAAVSGVRHLVLTHFSQRYSAPEAAEVFAAQARAAGFEGELTVARDLLRVPVPKRAASG; encoded by the coding sequence TTGTCAGTTCGCGAACTGGTCGTTCTCGGCACCGCCAGTCAGGTCCCGACCCGGCACCGCAACCACAACGGCTATTTCCTGCGCTGGGACAGCGAGGGCATCCTCTTCGACCCCGGCGAGGGTACGCAGCGTCAGATGGTGCGCGCCGGGGTGGCCGCGCACGATCTCACCCGGCTGTGCGTCACCCACTTCCACGGCGACCACTCACTGGGCCTGGCCGGGGTCATCCAGCGCATAAACCTCGACCGGGTGCCACACCTGGTCACCGCCCACTTCCCGGCCAGCGGCCAGCGCTTCTTCGACCGGCTGCGCTACGCCACCGCGTACCGCGAGACGGTGCAGCTCCACGAGGAGCCGGTCCGTTCCTCCGGAGCCCTGGCCACCACACCCGCCTTCACCCTGACCGCCCGTAAGCTCTCCCATCCGGTGGAGTCCTATGGCTACCGGCTCGTTGAGCCCGACGGCCGCCGGATGTTGCCCGACCGGCTCGCCGCCCATGGCATCACGGGGCCGGACATCGGCCGCCTCCAGCGGGCGGGCGAGCTGCGCGGCGTTCCGCTCACCGAGGTGAGTGAGCACCGCCCCGGCCAGCGCTTCGCCTTCGTCATGGACACCCGTCTGTGCGATGGAGCCTATGAACTGGCGGACGGCTGCGACATGCTCGTCATCGAGGCCACCTTCCTGGACGAGGATGCCGGCCTCGCCAAGGAGTACGGCCACCTGACCGCGGGACAAGCGGGCCGGATCGCCGCCGTATCCGGGGTCCGCCACCTCGTCCTCACCCACTTCTCCCAGCGGTACAGCGCACCCGAGGCCGCTGAGGTCTTCGCGGCGCAGGCCCGCGCGGCGGGCTTCGAGGGTGAGCTCACCGTCGCCCGGGACCTGCTGCGGGTCCCGGTGCCCAAGCGGGCAGCGTCTGGGTAA
- a CDS encoding histidine triad nucleotide-binding protein: MAGEPQADCLFCKIVAGEVPATIIRETETTVAFRDINPQAPTHVLVIPRVHYANAATLAIAEPGITADVLREAGEVAAQDKAESYRVVFNTGSGAGQTVFHAHAHVLAGRGLEWPPG; encoded by the coding sequence ATGGCTGGAGAACCGCAGGCCGACTGCCTGTTCTGCAAGATCGTCGCGGGCGAGGTCCCGGCGACCATCATCCGGGAGACGGAGACGACCGTCGCCTTCCGGGACATCAACCCACAGGCACCCACCCATGTTCTGGTGATCCCCAGGGTGCACTACGCCAACGCCGCCACCCTGGCCATCGCCGAGCCGGGGATCACCGCGGATGTGCTCCGGGAGGCGGGCGAGGTCGCCGCGCAGGACAAGGCGGAGTCGTACCGCGTCGTGTTCAACACCGGTTCTGGCGCGGGCCAGACCGTCTTCCACGCACACGCCCACGTCCTCGCCGGACGTGGCCTGGAATGGCCTCCCGGATAA
- a CDS encoding 16S rRNA (uracil(1498)-N(3))-methyltransferase: MTAPVFLAETDRLAVGTVLLDGPEGRHAVSVRRLRAGEEIVLTDGAGTGAYGTVLAAEGKDRLEVAVTEVRTEAEPQPRITVVQALPKGDRGELAVETMTETGVDAVVPWTASRCVTQWKGERGQKSLAKWRATAREAGKQSRRLRFPIVEEPATTRQLTPLLSGADFAAVLHEEGSEPLATAELPTDGEIVLVIGPEGGVSPEELAAFAEAGAKPYRLGPSVLRTSTAGTAAVALLLGRTGRWS; the protein is encoded by the coding sequence ATGACGGCGCCGGTCTTCCTTGCCGAGACGGACCGGCTGGCCGTCGGCACGGTGCTGCTCGATGGACCAGAGGGGCGGCACGCTGTCTCGGTACGGCGGCTGCGGGCCGGTGAGGAGATCGTGCTCACGGACGGTGCGGGCACCGGGGCGTACGGCACCGTGCTGGCGGCCGAGGGCAAGGACCGGCTGGAGGTCGCGGTCACCGAGGTCCGTACCGAGGCCGAGCCGCAGCCGCGCATCACCGTGGTCCAGGCGCTGCCCAAGGGGGACCGGGGCGAGCTGGCCGTGGAGACCATGACCGAGACCGGTGTGGATGCCGTCGTGCCGTGGACGGCCTCCCGTTGCGTCACCCAGTGGAAGGGTGAGCGTGGGCAGAAGTCGCTGGCCAAGTGGCGTGCCACCGCACGGGAGGCGGGCAAGCAGTCCCGTCGGCTGCGCTTCCCGATCGTCGAAGAGCCCGCCACCACCCGGCAGTTGACGCCGCTGCTCTCCGGCGCCGACTTCGCGGCCGTGCTGCATGAGGAGGGGAGCGAGCCGCTGGCCACCGCCGAGCTTCCCACGGACGGTGAGATCGTTCTGGTCATCGGGCCGGAGGGCGGTGTCTCCCCGGAGGAGCTGGCCGCCTTCGCGGAGGCGGGCGCGAAGCCGTACCGGCTGGGCCCGAGCGTGCTGCGCACCTCCACCGCGGGCACGGCCGCGGTGGCCTTGCTGCTGGGCCGTACCGGCCGCTGGAGTTGA
- a CDS encoding nitronate monooxygenase produces the protein MSSALTTLSALSEHPIVQAPMAGGASCPELVAAVNGAGGLGFLAAGYKTPEAMYEEMKQLRRLTDRPFGVNVFMPQPSTGPGSDTSAAVEVYREQLSGEAAWYETELGDPDQGTDDAYEGKLAILYDDPVPVVSFTFGCPSRRVLENFTKVGTVTVVTVTSVAEAQTAQWSGADAICVQGIEAGGHQGTHRDTAQSDGFGAGVGLLSLITQISEAVQLPIIAAGGLMRGGQIAATLAAGATAAQLGTAFLVCPESGAHTLHKEAMTNPLFTRTELTRAFSGRPARGLVNRFMREHGPYAPAAYPQVHHLTAGLRKAAARAGDPQGMALWAGQGHRMARSLPAGQLVELLAAELEMARGGLTNRGAG, from the coding sequence ATGTCCTCCGCCCTGACGACGCTCTCCGCTCTGTCCGAGCACCCCATCGTGCAGGCCCCCATGGCCGGTGGCGCTTCCTGCCCGGAGCTGGTCGCCGCCGTGAACGGGGCCGGAGGCCTCGGCTTTCTCGCCGCTGGGTACAAAACCCCGGAGGCGATGTACGAGGAGATGAAACAGCTGCGACGGCTGACCGATCGCCCCTTCGGGGTGAACGTCTTTATGCCGCAGCCGTCCACCGGCCCCGGCAGCGACACCTCGGCCGCGGTCGAGGTCTACCGGGAACAGCTCTCGGGCGAGGCCGCCTGGTACGAGACCGAGCTCGGCGACCCCGACCAGGGCACGGACGACGCCTACGAGGGCAAGCTCGCGATTCTCTACGACGACCCGGTGCCGGTGGTCTCCTTCACCTTCGGCTGCCCGTCCCGCCGGGTCCTGGAGAACTTCACCAAGGTCGGCACGGTGACGGTGGTCACCGTCACCTCGGTCGCCGAGGCACAGACCGCCCAGTGGTCCGGCGCCGACGCCATCTGTGTGCAGGGCATTGAGGCAGGTGGCCACCAGGGCACGCACCGGGACACTGCGCAGTCCGACGGGTTCGGCGCCGGGGTCGGGCTGCTCTCGCTGATTACGCAGATCAGCGAGGCCGTCCAGCTCCCGATCATCGCTGCGGGCGGGCTGATGCGTGGCGGCCAGATCGCCGCCACGCTCGCTGCGGGCGCCACCGCCGCCCAGCTCGGCACCGCCTTTCTGGTCTGCCCGGAGTCCGGGGCGCACACCCTGCACAAGGAGGCCATGACCAATCCGCTGTTCACCCGCACCGAGCTGACCCGGGCGTTCTCCGGGCGGCCCGCGCGCGGGCTGGTGAACCGTTTCATGCGGGAGCACGGGCCGTACGCGCCCGCCGCCTATCCGCAGGTGCACCACCTCACGGCGGGGCTGCGCAAGGCGGCCGCCAGGGCCGGGGATCCGCAGGGCATGGCGCTGTGGGCGGGGCAGGGCCACCGGATGGCCCGCTCGCTGCCGGCCGGGCAGCTGGTCGAGCTGCTGGCCGCCGAGCTGGAGATGGCCCGTGGCGGGCTGACCAACCGGGGAGCGGGATGA
- the dnaJ gene encoding molecular chaperone DnaJ: MATDYYAVLGVQRDASQDEIKKAFRRLARELHPDVNPDPKTQERFKEINTAYEVLSDPQKKQVYDLGGDPAGGAAGAGFGAGGFGNFSDIMDAFFGTAAQRGPRSRTRRGQDAMIRLDIDLDEAAFGTTKEIQVDTATVCTSCSGEGAAPGTSAQTCDMCRGRGEVSQVTRSFLGQVMTSRPCPQCQGFGTVVPTPCPECAGDGRIRSRRTLTVKIPAGVDNGTRIQLAGEGEVGPGGGPAGDLYVEIHENPHSVFQRRGDDLHCTVTIPMTAAALGTKCPLETLDGVEEVDIRPGTQSGQSIPLHGRGVTHLRGGGRGDLIVHVEVQTPSKLEPEQEELLRRLAKLRGEERPLGQFQPGQQGLFSRLKDAFNGR, translated from the coding sequence GTGGCGACGGACTACTACGCGGTCCTCGGCGTACAGCGCGATGCCTCGCAGGACGAGATCAAGAAGGCATTCCGTCGGCTGGCCCGTGAGCTGCACCCGGATGTGAACCCGGATCCGAAGACCCAGGAGCGGTTCAAGGAGATCAACACCGCTTACGAGGTGCTTTCCGACCCGCAGAAGAAGCAGGTCTACGACCTGGGCGGGGACCCGGCGGGCGGCGCGGCCGGCGCTGGCTTCGGAGCGGGCGGCTTCGGCAACTTCTCCGACATCATGGACGCTTTCTTCGGCACCGCCGCACAGCGCGGGCCGCGTTCGCGCACCCGGCGGGGCCAGGACGCCATGATCCGGCTCGATATCGATCTGGACGAGGCGGCCTTCGGTACGACCAAGGAGATCCAGGTCGACACCGCGACGGTGTGCACCTCCTGCAGCGGTGAGGGCGCGGCGCCCGGCACCTCGGCACAGACGTGCGACATGTGCCGTGGGCGCGGTGAGGTCTCGCAGGTCACCCGGTCCTTCCTGGGCCAGGTCATGACCTCGCGGCCGTGTCCGCAGTGCCAGGGCTTCGGCACGGTCGTGCCGACCCCGTGCCCCGAGTGCGCGGGTGACGGGCGGATCCGCTCGCGGCGCACCTTGACGGTGAAGATCCCGGCCGGTGTGGACAACGGAACGCGGATCCAGCTGGCCGGTGAGGGTGAGGTCGGGCCCGGCGGTGGCCCGGCTGGTGACCTCTATGTCGAGATCCATGAGAACCCGCACTCGGTCTTCCAGCGCCGTGGCGACGATCTGCACTGTACGGTCACCATCCCCATGACGGCGGCTGCGCTGGGCACGAAGTGCCCGCTGGAGACGCTGGACGGTGTGGAGGAGGTCGACATCCGGCCCGGTACTCAGTCCGGCCAGTCAATCCCCTTGCACGGGCGCGGCGTCACTCATCTGCGTGGTGGCGGCCGGGGTGACTTGATCGTTCATGTCGAGGTGCAGACGCCCAGCAAGCTGGAGCCGGAGCAGGAGGAACTGCTGCGGAGGCTTGCGAAGCTGCGGGGCGAGGAGCGGCCATTGGGCCAGTTTCAGCCGGGCCAGCAGGGCTTGTTCTCCCGCCTGAAGGACGCCTTCAACGGCCGCTGA
- the hrcA gene encoding heat-inducible transcriptional repressor HrcA, whose protein sequence is MLSERRLEVLRAIVQDYVGTEEPVGSKALTERHNLQVSPATVRNDMAALEDEGFIAQPHTSAGRIPTDKGYRLFVDKLAGVKPLSSPERRAIQNFLDGAVDLDDVVGRTVRLLAQLTRQVAVVQYPSLTRSTVRHVELLSLAPARLMLVLITDTGRVEQRMVDCPAPIGETTVADLRARLNSCTVGQRFTEVPQLVQDLPDSFDLEDRGTVSAVLATLLETLVEETEERLMIGGTANLTRFGHDFPLTIRPVLEALEEQVVLLKLLGEAKDSGMTVRIGHENAHEGLNSTSVVSVGYGSGDEAVAKLGVVGPTRMDYPGTMGAVRAVARYVGQILAES, encoded by the coding sequence ATGCTCAGTGAACGCAGACTCGAGGTGTTGCGCGCCATCGTCCAGGACTATGTGGGCACCGAGGAGCCGGTCGGCTCCAAGGCCCTGACCGAGCGGCACAATCTCCAGGTCTCCCCGGCGACCGTGCGCAATGACATGGCCGCCCTGGAGGACGAGGGGTTCATCGCTCAGCCGCATACGAGTGCCGGCCGTATCCCCACCGACAAGGGCTACCGGCTCTTCGTGGACAAGCTGGCGGGTGTCAAGCCACTGTCCTCTCCGGAGCGCCGGGCCATTCAGAACTTCCTCGACGGAGCCGTCGACCTCGACGATGTCGTGGGACGCACGGTGCGGCTGCTGGCGCAGCTCACCCGGCAGGTCGCCGTGGTGCAGTACCCCTCGCTGACCCGCTCGACGGTGCGGCATGTGGAGCTGCTGTCACTGGCGCCCGCGCGGCTGATGCTGGTGCTGATCACGGATACCGGACGGGTCGAGCAGCGTATGGTCGACTGCCCGGCGCCCATCGGTGAGACCACCGTGGCGGATCTGCGGGCCAGGCTCAACAGCTGCACCGTGGGCCAGCGCTTCACCGAGGTGCCGCAGCTGGTGCAGGACCTTCCGGACTCCTTCGACCTGGAGGACCGGGGGACGGTCTCGGCGGTGCTGGCGACCCTGCTGGAGACCCTGGTTGAGGAGACCGAGGAGCGGCTGATGATCGGCGGCACCGCCAATCTCACTCGTTTCGGTCATGACTTCCCGCTGACCATCCGGCCTGTGCTGGAGGCGCTGGAGGAGCAGGTCGTCCTGCTCAAACTGCTCGGGGAGGCCAAGGACTCGGGCATGACCGTACGTATCGGGCATGAGAATGCTCACGAGGGTCTGAATTCCACCTCGGTGGTCTCGGTCGGTTACGGTTCCGGCGACGAGGCAGTCGCCAAACTCGGCGTGGTCGGACCGACCCGCATGGACTACCCCGGAACGATGGGAGCGGTACGCGCAGTGGCACGTTACGTCGGACAGATTCTCGCGGAGTCGTAA
- a CDS encoding MBL fold metallo-hydrolase: MKPTWEELAPGVVRRRMPGWDETIGAVAGSAGVLVVDTGATLRDGAETRRQLVELFGLPVTHVALTHPHFDHVLGTAAFAGVEVYGAVGTALLLSGHRAVEELREDAIRHGVDPDAAAEAVDVLVAPHHQVSGELTLALGERQILLANVGPGHTCHDLAVLVPGEPEVVFCGDLVEESGDPQAGPDAQPGQWPAALDRLLALGGEDATYVPGHGAVVDAAFVRAQRDLLAGRFAHP; the protein is encoded by the coding sequence ATGAAGCCCACTTGGGAAGAGCTCGCGCCGGGAGTCGTACGACGCCGGATGCCGGGCTGGGACGAGACGATCGGGGCGGTCGCCGGTTCTGCGGGGGTGCTCGTCGTCGACACCGGCGCCACTCTGCGTGACGGCGCGGAGACCCGGCGGCAGCTCGTTGAACTCTTCGGGCTGCCGGTCACACATGTGGCGCTGACCCATCCGCACTTCGACCATGTCCTGGGCACGGCCGCCTTCGCCGGGGTGGAGGTCTACGGCGCGGTCGGCACGGCACTCCTGCTCTCCGGTCACCGCGCCGTGGAGGAGCTCCGTGAGGACGCCATCCGGCATGGTGTCGACCCCGACGCGGCGGCTGAGGCCGTGGATGTCCTGGTCGCCCCGCACCACCAGGTGTCCGGGGAGCTGACGCTGGCGCTGGGTGAGCGCCAGATACTGCTCGCCAATGTCGGCCCCGGGCATACCTGCCATGACCTGGCCGTTCTCGTACCGGGCGAGCCGGAGGTCGTCTTCTGCGGCGACCTCGTCGAGGAGTCCGGCGACCCCCAGGCCGGTCCGGACGCCCAGCCCGGCCAGTGGCCCGCCGCGCTGGACCGGCTGCTGGCGCTGGGCGGCGAGGACGCGACGTATGTGCCGGGGCACGGAGCTGTGGTCGACGCGGCCTTCGTACGCGCCCAACGGGACCTGCTGGCAGGGCGCTTCGCTCATCCGTAG
- a CDS encoding DUF3097 domain-containing protein — protein MRSRRYSSDLTPPWQRSKPVPEVPAEPDLVVEEVTTGFCGAVIRCEKTAQGPTVTLEDRFGKHRVFPMEPRGFLLEGKVVTLIRPRPATATTPTGPAPPRRTASGSLAVPGARARVARAGRIYVEGRHDAELVEKVWGDDLRIEGVVVEYLAGIDDLPAIVKDFSPTPEARLGVLVDHLVPGSKESRIAAAVTDENVLIVGHPYIDIWEAVKPASVGIGAWPRVPHGQDWKTGVCRALGWPGNTGAAWQRILSAVTSYRDLQPDLLGPVERLIDHVTVGGPTGGS, from the coding sequence ATGCGAAGCAGGCGGTACAGCTCGGATCTCACGCCCCCATGGCAGCGGAGCAAGCCGGTGCCGGAGGTCCCGGCGGAGCCGGATCTGGTGGTGGAGGAGGTCACCACCGGCTTCTGCGGGGCGGTGATCCGCTGCGAGAAGACAGCCCAGGGCCCGACCGTGACGCTGGAGGACCGCTTCGGCAAGCACCGGGTCTTCCCCATGGAGCCACGGGGCTTTCTGCTAGAGGGCAAGGTCGTCACGCTGATCCGGCCCCGGCCCGCCACTGCCACCACACCCACCGGACCTGCCCCACCACGGCGCACCGCCTCCGGCTCCCTCGCCGTGCCCGGCGCCCGGGCCCGGGTGGCCCGGGCGGGGCGTATCTATGTCGAGGGCCGCCATGACGCGGAGCTGGTGGAGAAGGTGTGGGGCGACGATCTGCGGATCGAGGGCGTGGTCGTGGAGTATCTGGCGGGCATCGACGACCTCCCGGCCATCGTCAAGGACTTCTCGCCCACCCCCGAGGCCCGCCTCGGCGTCCTGGTGGACCATCTGGTGCCGGGCTCAAAGGAGTCCCGTATCGCCGCAGCGGTGACCGATGAGAACGTCCTCATCGTCGGCCACCCCTACATCGATATCTGGGAGGCGGTGAAGCCGGCGTCCGTCGGCATCGGCGCCTGGCCCCGGGTGCCACACGGCCAGGACTGGAAGACCGGGGTCTGCCGCGCGCTGGGCTGGCCCGGGAACACGGGAGCCGCCTGGCAGCGCATCCTGAGCGCCGTCACCTCATACCGCGACCTTCAGCCCGATCTCCTCGGTCCGGTGGAGCGGCTGATCGACCATGTGACGGTGGGCGGCCCCACCGGGGGCAGCTAG
- the hemW gene encoding radical SAM family heme chaperone HemW, whose product MPSALPDGHPMPDDGTLPAHALEGSAERPLGFYLHVPYCATRCGYCDFNTYTASELRGSGGALASRDNYAETLAEEIRLARKVLGDDPRPVETVFVGGGTPTLLPAADLGRMLAAIRDEFGLAEGAEITTEANPESVDPAYLARLREAGFNRVSFGMQSARQHVLKVLDRTHTPGRPEACVAEARAAGFEHVNLDLIYGTPGESDDDWRASLAAAIGAGPDHVSAYALIVEEGTQLARRIRRGEVPMTDDDVHADRYLIAEEALSAAGFGWYEVSNWATTDRGRCRHNELYWTGADWWGAGPGAHSHVGGVRWWNVKHPGAYAQALAEGRSPGAGREVLTAQDRRIERVLLELRLVEGCPLDLLAPAGAAAARRALGDGLLRPDAYDSGRAALTLRGRLLADAVVRDLVD is encoded by the coding sequence ATGCCATCCGCACTGCCCGATGGGCACCCCATGCCCGACGACGGGACGCTGCCCGCACATGCCCTGGAGGGCAGCGCCGAGCGCCCGCTCGGCTTCTATCTGCATGTGCCGTACTGCGCGACGCGCTGCGGCTACTGCGACTTCAACACCTACACGGCCAGTGAGCTGCGCGGCTCCGGCGGCGCACTCGCCTCACGGGACAACTACGCCGAGACGCTCGCCGAGGAGATCCGGCTCGCCCGCAAGGTGCTGGGAGATGATCCCCGGCCGGTCGAGACCGTGTTCGTCGGGGGCGGCACCCCGACGCTGCTGCCCGCCGCGGACCTGGGGCGGATGCTCGCCGCGATCCGGGATGAGTTCGGCCTTGCGGAAGGCGCGGAGATCACGACGGAGGCGAATCCCGAGTCCGTGGACCCGGCGTATCTGGCCCGGCTGCGGGAGGCGGGCTTCAACCGGGTCTCGTTCGGGATGCAGAGCGCCCGGCAGCATGTGCTGAAGGTGCTGGACCGTACACACACGCCGGGCCGCCCGGAGGCCTGTGTCGCCGAGGCACGGGCGGCCGGGTTTGAGCACGTCAATCTGGACCTGATCTATGGCACGCCGGGGGAGAGCGACGATGACTGGCGGGCATCGCTGGCCGCCGCGATCGGCGCCGGGCCGGATCATGTCTCCGCGTATGCGCTGATCGTCGAGGAGGGTACGCAGCTCGCCCGGCGCATCCGCCGTGGTGAGGTGCCGATGACCGATGATGATGTGCACGCCGATCGCTATCTCATCGCCGAGGAGGCGCTGTCGGCCGCGGGCTTCGGCTGGTACGAGGTGTCCAACTGGGCGACGACCGACCGAGGCCGCTGTCGGCACAATGAGCTGTACTGGACCGGTGCGGACTGGTGGGGCGCGGGCCCCGGAGCGCACAGCCATGTCGGTGGGGTGCGGTGGTGGAACGTCAAGCATCCGGGTGCGTACGCGCAGGCCCTCGCGGAAGGGCGGTCGCCGGGGGCGGGGCGGGAAGTCCTCACGGCACAGGACCGTCGCATTGAGCGGGTCCTCCTTGAGCTGCGGCTGGTGGAGGGATGCCCGCTGGATCTCCTCGCCCCCGCTGGGGCGGCGGCCGCGCGGCGGGCGCTGGGGGACGGTCTCCTGCGGCCCGACGCGTACGACAGCGGCCGGGCCGCGCTGACCCTGAGAGGGCGGCTCCTGGCCGACGCGGTCGTCCGGGATCTGGTGGACTAG